A stretch of the Psychroserpens sp. Hel_I_66 genome encodes the following:
- the panD gene encoding aspartate 1-decarboxylase: MQIQVVKSKIHRVKVTGADLNYIGSITIDEDLMDAANIIQGEKVQIVNNNNGARLETYAIPGPRNTGEITLNGAAARLVSPGDVLILITYGFMDIEEAKTFKPSLVFPDEATNLLK; encoded by the coding sequence ATGCAAATACAAGTAGTAAAATCTAAAATTCACCGCGTAAAAGTAACAGGAGCAGACCTAAATTATATTGGTAGTATTACTATTGACGAGGATTTAATGGATGCAGCTAATATTATTCAAGGTGAAAAAGTACAGATTGTAAACAACAATAATGGTGCACGCTTAGAAACGTATGCTATTCCTGGCCCAAGAAACACTGGTGAAATAACACTCAATGGTGCAGCTGCAAGATTAGTTTCTCCAGGAGATGTATTAATTTTAATTACTTATGGTTTTATGGATATTGAAGAAGCTAAAACGTTCAAGCCATCATTGGTCTTTCCAGATGAGGCTACAAATTTATTAAAATAA
- the panC gene encoding pantoate--beta-alanine ligase: MTIFENKADLILFVDSLKSENKTLGFVPTMGALHEGHSSLIIKALEQNDFAAVSIFVNPTQFDSKEDLVKYPRTLESDVALLKQISEERILVYAPPVDDIYGDSVTSVSFSFDGLEHEMEGKFRNGHFDGVGTIVKRLFEIVRPDKAYFGEKDFQQLMIIKKLSEKHNLPVEVIGCKIHRATDGLAMSSRNMRLKPKYREAAPFIYKTLETAKRKFGTNSANKVTEWVINEFANHSLLELEYFIIADIETLREVKRKSKLKSYRAFIAVYADDIRLIDNIALN, encoded by the coding sequence ATGACAATTTTCGAAAATAAAGCTGATTTAATCCTTTTTGTAGATTCACTTAAGTCTGAAAACAAAACACTTGGTTTTGTGCCTACTATGGGTGCATTACATGAAGGACATTCTTCATTGATTATTAAAGCTTTGGAGCAAAACGATTTTGCTGCAGTAAGTATTTTTGTTAACCCAACACAATTTGATAGTAAGGAAGACCTTGTTAAATATCCAAGAACTTTAGAGAGTGATGTGGCGTTGTTGAAGCAGATTTCCGAAGAAAGAATTCTTGTTTATGCACCTCCAGTAGATGATATTTATGGAGATAGTGTGACATCTGTATCATTTTCATTTGATGGTCTTGAGCATGAAATGGAAGGAAAATTTAGAAATGGTCACTTTGACGGAGTGGGTACTATTGTAAAAAGACTGTTTGAGATCGTAAGACCAGATAAAGCTTATTTTGGAGAAAAAGATTTTCAACAACTGATGATTATTAAAAAATTGTCAGAAAAACACAATCTTCCTGTTGAAGTTATTGGTTGTAAAATACATAGAGCGACAGATGGTTTGGCAATGAGTTCTCGTAATATGAGATTAAAACCGAAATATAGAGAGGCTGCACCTTTTATCTACAAAACCCTTGAAACTGCCAAAAGAAAGTTTGGCACAAATAGTGCTAATAAGGTCACAGAATGGGTTATCAATGAGTTTGCAAATCATAGTTTGTTAGAACTTGAATATTTTATTATTGCAGACATAGAAACCTTAAGAGAAGTAAAAAGAAAATCAAAACTAAAATCATACAGAGCGTTTATTGCAGTCTATGCAGATGACATAAGGCTAATAGACAATATCGCACTAAATTAA
- a CDS encoding YbhN family protein, with translation MDKKTIKILKITLPILLGVFLIWYSLNEVSISTIYEYWKKADKNWILLGALFGLLSHLSRAHRWLFMLEPLGYKIKLGNSIMAVFATYLINFTIPRAGEVARASILTNYEGVPFEKGFGTIVAERIADMIVMLSIVAITLFLQFDFIYSFLSEKFNLTKIIIGGIGLLFLVSIFLLIIKRSKSKFALKIKDFVNGLIEGALSIFKMKKKWAFIFHTIFIWTMYVLMFYVTSFAISDLNDIPLSAILIGFISASFSIAATNGGIGSYPIAVYAAFSIFAIAKEPSIAFGWIMWSSQTFIIIILGGLSLIYLPIYNRIK, from the coding sequence TTGGATAAAAAAACCATCAAAATTTTAAAAATAACACTCCCAATTTTGTTGGGAGTTTTTTTAATATGGTATTCTCTTAACGAAGTTTCAATATCGACAATCTATGAGTATTGGAAAAAAGCCGATAAAAACTGGATTTTATTAGGCGCTTTATTTGGTTTGCTTAGTCATCTGTCAAGAGCTCATAGATGGCTTTTTATGTTGGAACCTTTAGGGTATAAAATTAAATTGGGCAACAGTATAATGGCGGTCTTTGCAACCTATTTGATCAATTTTACAATACCTAGGGCAGGTGAAGTGGCAAGGGCTTCAATTTTAACTAATTATGAAGGTGTTCCTTTTGAAAAAGGTTTTGGTACCATTGTAGCAGAGCGTATTGCGGACATGATTGTTATGCTATCTATAGTAGCAATAACGCTTTTTCTTCAGTTTGATTTTATTTATAGTTTTCTATCAGAGAAATTTAATCTAACCAAGATTATAATAGGTGGTATTGGGCTTTTGTTTTTGGTTTCAATTTTTCTTTTAATTATAAAGCGAAGTAAATCAAAATTCGCTTTAAAGATCAAAGACTTTGTCAACGGTTTAATAGAAGGTGCGCTAAGTATTTTTAAAATGAAAAAAAAATGGGCATTCATTTTTCATACCATATTTATTTGGACAATGTATGTACTTATGTTTTATGTCACAAGTTTTGCAATTTCAGATTTAAACGATATTCCACTGTCAGCAATTTTAATTGGATTTATTTCTGCAAGTTTTAGTATCGCAGCAACAAATGGAGGTATTGGTTCTTACCCTATAGCAGTTTACGCAGCATTTTCCATATTTGCAATTGCAAAAGAGCCTAGTATCGCTTTTGGTTGGATCATGTGGTCTTCACAAACATTTATAATAATAATTTTAGGTGGACTATCTTTAATTTATTTGCCAATTTACAATAGAATTAAATAA
- a CDS encoding glycogen/starch synthase, translating into MKDKRILYVSSEVVPYLPETEISSMSFEAPKMVNKQGGQIRIFMPRYGNINERRHQLHEVIRLSGINLVINDLDMPLIIKVASIPKERIQVYFIDNEEYFKRKATLTDEDGKLFPDNDERAIFFAKGVIETVKKLNWAPDIIHVNGWLASLLPLYLKEFYKNEPLFTESKIVTSIYNQTFEGTLDKNMINKVKFDNIEEEKVKILEKPTYENLMKVAIDNSDALIKGSNDLPKELNDYLDASQKPVLGYFPLEDFADQYTEFYNTKVLD; encoded by the coding sequence ATGAAAGATAAGAGAATATTGTATGTGTCATCTGAGGTTGTACCATATTTACCAGAAACAGAGATTTCTTCAATGTCATTTGAAGCTCCAAAAATGGTAAACAAACAAGGAGGGCAAATACGAATATTTATGCCTCGTTATGGAAATATAAACGAACGTAGACATCAACTACACGAAGTGATAAGACTTTCTGGTATAAATTTAGTAATCAATGATTTGGATATGCCATTGATTATTAAGGTCGCTTCAATTCCGAAGGAAAGAATACAAGTCTATTTTATTGATAATGAAGAGTATTTTAAAAGGAAGGCAACACTAACAGATGAAGATGGAAAATTATTTCCAGATAATGATGAACGTGCCATTTTCTTTGCAAAAGGTGTTATTGAAACTGTTAAAAAATTAAATTGGGCTCCAGATATTATCCATGTTAATGGCTGGTTAGCATCATTGTTGCCATTATATCTTAAGGAATTTTACAAAAACGAGCCATTATTTACAGAAAGTAAAATTGTGACTTCTATATACAATCAAACCTTCGAAGGAACGTTAGATAAGAACATGATAAATAAAGTGAAATTTGATAACATTGAGGAAGAGAAGGTTAAGATTTTAGAAAAACCAACCTACGAGAACTTAATGAAAGTTGCCATTGATAATTCCGACGCACTCATAAAAGGATCGAATGATCTCCCAAAAGAATTAAATGATTATTTAGACGCATCTCAAAAGCCTGTTTTAGGTTATTTCCCATTAGAGGATTTTGCAGACCAATACACAGAGTTTTACAATACCAAAGTTTTAGATTAG